Proteins encoded in a region of the Elizabethkingia bruuniana genome:
- a CDS encoding sensor histidine kinase, translating into MRKIVHYSLILCILLVQVIIAVFFYNEFTNEKKLKFIESQLKDSKALGGLTENSRKNFTEAQNYLQKYMVSQDDKDLKLYFESLKKLKGNFDKIGEYESLSPGLKSSLAQQKKDTPKLIDLKVLMDSVYQSSLKHPARIEDQYYEPEKYKSNFDNLDVQTQTHTTTTTTDTIKKKGFFGRLKDAITGKVDVQKEKEKESTIVTVTNNSKDKSKHKTIDISNVKTEMNNAIKSINKHYSDQIKKVQLSAAKSQRDNLRFYSNFNKLLVYSNGLIDVYENAIKGFKSELEKEYNEQSSRNSKTRTYLVLGLMVLMFIVSILIMYFTRIAFIYEMKLNEANELNKKNLGFKNRILGMLSHELRSPLKIINIFIDKITRTTKDETIKGYLNSIKFTNSSLLIQSNQILEYTKNQDAGQKLVNTTFNLKDEINAIATAIAPYIETRNNKFVVNDQIPADIVVHSDNIKINQLLMNILGNANKFTENGQIKLDLATEMAGNDKIVLTTVISDTGSGISETDLKKIFEPYYQGMVSDEIDNLGAGLGLNLCKEIVELFNGDISVASELRKGTQVTFRINLNIDSNRTTNGK; encoded by the coding sequence TTGAGGAAAATTGTTCATTACTCATTAATACTATGTATCTTACTGGTACAGGTCATTATAGCAGTATTCTTTTACAACGAATTCACCAATGAAAAGAAGCTAAAGTTTATCGAAAGCCAGCTAAAAGACAGCAAAGCACTGGGAGGCCTTACTGAAAATTCAAGAAAGAATTTTACAGAAGCACAGAACTATCTTCAGAAATACATGGTCAGTCAGGACGACAAAGACCTAAAGCTCTATTTTGAATCTCTAAAGAAACTTAAAGGCAATTTTGATAAAATAGGTGAATACGAAAGTTTAAGCCCCGGTCTAAAAAGCAGTCTTGCCCAGCAAAAAAAGGACACCCCAAAGCTAATAGACTTGAAAGTATTAATGGATTCTGTATACCAATCTTCTCTAAAGCATCCTGCAAGAATTGAGGATCAATATTATGAACCAGAAAAGTATAAAAGCAATTTTGACAATCTGGATGTACAAACCCAGACCCATACTACAACAACGACTACTGATACAATTAAAAAGAAAGGCTTTTTCGGGCGTCTTAAAGATGCAATAACCGGAAAAGTAGATGTTCAGAAGGAGAAAGAAAAAGAAAGTACTATTGTTACTGTGACAAATAACAGTAAGGACAAGAGTAAACATAAAACAATTGACATTTCTAATGTAAAAACTGAAATGAATAATGCCATAAAATCTATAAACAAGCATTATTCGGATCAGATTAAAAAAGTACAATTATCTGCTGCCAAAAGCCAGCGGGACAATCTTCGGTTTTATAGCAACTTCAATAAATTGCTCGTATACAGCAACGGGCTGATTGATGTTTATGAAAATGCTATTAAAGGATTCAAATCTGAATTAGAAAAAGAGTACAACGAGCAAAGCTCCAGGAATAGTAAAACCAGAACTTATCTGGTACTAGGATTAATGGTACTCATGTTTATTGTATCCATTCTGATTATGTATTTTACAAGAATCGCATTTATATACGAAATGAAGCTTAATGAGGCCAATGAGTTAAACAAAAAGAACCTCGGCTTCAAAAATAGAATATTGGGTATGCTGAGTCACGAACTAAGGTCGCCGCTAAAAATAATCAATATTTTCATTGATAAAATTACCCGAACGACCAAGGATGAAACTATAAAAGGTTACCTTAACTCGATAAAATTCACCAATAGTTCTCTGCTTATACAATCCAATCAGATTTTAGAGTATACAAAAAATCAGGATGCTGGTCAGAAATTAGTCAATACAACCTTTAATCTTAAAGATGAAATTAATGCTATTGCAACAGCTATCGCTCCTTATATAGAAACCAGAAACAACAAATTTGTTGTAAATGACCAAATACCTGCAGATATTGTTGTACATTCAGATAATATAAAGATCAATCAGTTATTGATGAATATTCTGGGTAACGCTAATAAGTTTACAGAAAACGGACAGATTAAGCTAGATCTGGCTACCGAAATGGCAGGCAATGATAAAATTGTTCTGACAACGGTAATTAGTGATACAGGCTCCGGAATCTCGGAAACCGATTTGAAAAAGATTTTTGAACCTTATTATCAGGGGATGGTATCCGATGAAATTGATAATCTTGGAGCCGGGCTAGGTTTGAATCTATGTAAGGAAATTGTAGAATTATTTAACGGTGATATTTCTGTTGCAAGTGAACTCCGTAAAGGAACACAGGTAACATTCAGAATAAATTTAAATATTGACAGTAACAGAACTACAAATGGAAAATAA
- a CDS encoding FISUMP domain-containing protein: protein MKEELFPKKKCNDYLLSHLVKAMVLSVGVSLVFSVVSCRNAETEHVTGTAEVKINFKGSNYEGIAELGMQASTGGSLQYQKFNQHQEIKMGNDFIVVADLIPQKTTSELQATASNVNNLMAATEPGLLPNDICYKLLVYDNNGNYVAERDYIRGKESNTAITPALMLDGGQTYTFVSYCVNTTSIASLPSVVNKNTLAGAVLSDMAGTTDLMYFKSSPITLQGGTNNYLDIVLKHMFSQITTTLDVSQTGYKIHTIDANIAPHYNKASVQLADGVISRSSLGSTPILFSLPTGNNIDLYPNSVSNINVVNNDTNNTTVFNIPSVRLGIGTSPSQGASIVNKNIKIENLKVTPGVKYKLNISLVPVDTYLTYMGVAAARINGQIWMRYNMGVTNMDLTANNPDQNPQVAALYGGYYFWGLKDPYSATNNTQKSGPAGAWNSGTNYAPVKNQTYDPCPAGYRVPTTNEWLKLLEYTTSENIGKWDTAPVDFGGSFGAGKVLRSKKNANVLITLPIAGIFHAAGHVDYRGYVGNYWTSTESGDVQVIKISAENPLPATSAIVTSISDKSFNQHSLRCIADVPN, encoded by the coding sequence ATGAAAGAAGAACTATTCCCGAAAAAAAAATGTAATGATTATCTCTTGTCTCATCTGGTAAAAGCTATGGTTTTGTCAGTCGGAGTGAGTCTTGTTTTTTCCGTGGTATCATGCCGGAATGCAGAAACAGAACATGTTACCGGAACAGCTGAGGTGAAAATAAATTTTAAAGGCAGTAACTATGAAGGTATTGCCGAATTAGGTATGCAGGCCTCGACAGGAGGAAGTTTACAATACCAGAAATTCAATCAGCATCAGGAAATAAAGATGGGTAATGACTTCATTGTTGTTGCAGATCTTATTCCACAAAAAACAACTTCAGAATTACAGGCTACGGCAAGTAATGTTAACAATCTTATGGCAGCAACAGAACCAGGTTTATTGCCTAATGATATCTGTTATAAACTTTTGGTATATGATAATAACGGTAATTATGTCGCTGAACGCGATTATATCCGTGGAAAGGAAAGTAATACAGCGATTACACCTGCTCTTATGCTGGATGGAGGACAGACTTATACTTTTGTATCTTATTGTGTAAATACAACAAGTATAGCTTCTCTTCCTTCCGTTGTTAATAAAAATACACTGGCAGGTGCTGTATTAAGTGATATGGCAGGTACTACAGATTTAATGTATTTTAAATCCTCACCTATAACATTACAGGGAGGAACTAATAATTATCTGGATATTGTACTAAAACATATGTTTAGCCAGATTACAACGACATTGGATGTTTCTCAGACCGGATATAAGATTCATACCATAGACGCCAATATTGCTCCACATTATAACAAGGCAAGTGTTCAGTTAGCGGATGGAGTTATTAGCAGAAGTAGTTTAGGAAGTACACCGATCCTGTTTAGCCTGCCTACGGGGAATAATATTGATCTTTACCCAAATTCTGTTAGTAATATTAATGTTGTGAATAATGATACGAATAATACTACTGTTTTTAATATTCCATCTGTCCGTTTGGGAATAGGTACTTCACCTTCTCAGGGAGCAAGTATTGTTAATAAAAACATCAAAATAGAAAATTTGAAAGTAACACCGGGAGTTAAATATAAACTGAATATTAGCTTGGTGCCTGTAGATACTTATCTTACTTATATGGGAGTAGCTGCAGCACGAATCAATGGTCAGATATGGATGCGCTATAATATGGGAGTTACCAATATGGATCTGACAGCTAATAACCCAGACCAGAATCCGCAGGTTGCAGCATTATATGGAGGGTACTATTTTTGGGGGCTGAAAGATCCTTATAGTGCAACAAATAATACACAAAAAAGCGGTCCTGCCGGAGCATGGAATAGCGGAACAAATTATGCCCCTGTAAAAAACCAAACTTATGATCCTTGTCCTGCAGGCTACAGAGTTCCGACAACAAATGAGTGGCTTAAGCTGTTAGAATATACAACATCTGAAAATATAGGGAAGTGGGATACTGCTCCTGTAGACTTTGGTGGTTCCTTTGGTGCAGGAAAGGTTTTAAGGAGTAAAAAAAATGCCAATGTACTGATAACGCTTCCAATTGCCGGAATATTTCATGCTGCAGGTCATGTGGATTATCGGGGGTATGTAGGGAACTACTGGACAAGTACGGAGAGTGGCGATGTTCAGGTTATAAAGATTTCTGCCGAAAATCCACTTCCGGCAACCAGTGCTATTGTAACAAGTATAAGTGATAAATCTTTTAATCAGCACTCTTTACGATGTATTGCTGATGTGCCTAACTAA
- a CDS encoding tetratricopeptide repeat protein produces the protein MNKNKMKSVKQVVIGMLLLGSVNVAYAQTTDSTKQSQPTDQAKQQDNNALVKEAIAYQDKQDWNNALATWKKVSASIPDWAPAYYGQGYVYQSMKDKANAQASFEKFIATVKPEEIEANKQNLAYAHMYVAFALYETNKEDAKKHIAKALEYDPNNEDAKKLSKSINQ, from the coding sequence ATGAACAAGAACAAAATGAAAAGTGTAAAGCAAGTAGTAATCGGAATGTTATTATTAGGATCTGTAAATGTAGCTTATGCACAAACAACAGACAGCACCAAACAATCACAACCCACTGACCAGGCAAAACAACAAGACAACAATGCTTTGGTAAAAGAGGCAATAGCTTACCAGGATAAACAAGACTGGAACAATGCTCTTGCAACCTGGAAAAAAGTTAGCGCATCTATCCCAGATTGGGCACCAGCTTATTATGGACAGGGTTATGTTTATCAGTCAATGAAAGACAAAGCAAATGCACAAGCTTCTTTTGAGAAATTTATCGCTACGGTAAAACCTGAAGAAATTGAGGCTAACAAACAAAATCTGGCTTATGCTCATATGTATGTTGCTTTCGCCTTATATGAAACGAATAAAGAAGATGCGAAAAAGCATATTGCAAAAGCTTTAGAATATGATCCTAACAATGAAGATGCGAAAAAACTAAGTAAAAGTATCAATCAATAG
- a CDS encoding response regulator transcription factor yields MENKEIVFLLADDHSIVRHGIEIVIHECVPNAIVYHTSALHQVEELVKSKGVEILVIDAHFPDGNSLHIIPQLKDENPDLRVLIFSGLEENLHAIKFIHAGANGYLSKLSEEEEVEQAIRSIVQKGEYLSETVRNLLVQYANNPGSVNPLSNLTKRELQIAEMYAEGHGNLEIANQLDIKQNTVSTIKKNIFDKLKIENLVELIDLIKTHHKI; encoded by the coding sequence ATGGAAAATAAAGAGATTGTATTTCTTTTAGCAGATGATCATAGTATTGTAAGACATGGTATTGAAATTGTAATTCATGAGTGTGTTCCAAATGCTATCGTATATCATACCTCTGCTTTACATCAGGTAGAAGAGCTGGTAAAGTCAAAAGGTGTGGAAATCTTAGTAATCGACGCTCATTTTCCGGATGGAAACAGCCTGCATATAATACCTCAACTAAAAGATGAAAATCCTGACCTTAGAGTTCTTATTTTTTCTGGTCTTGAGGAAAATCTGCATGCCATTAAGTTTATACATGCAGGAGCTAACGGATACCTTAGTAAACTAAGCGAAGAAGAAGAAGTTGAACAAGCTATCAGAAGTATTGTCCAGAAAGGTGAGTACCTCTCCGAAACTGTTCGAAATCTATTGGTACAGTATGCCAATAACCCTGGATCAGTAAACCCTCTTAGCAATCTGACTAAGAGAGAATTACAAATTGCAGAGATGTATGCAGAAGGACATGGTAATCTGGAAATTGCCAATCAGCTGGATATAAAGCAGAATACAGTAAGTACGATCAAGAAAAATATTTTTGATAAGCTGAAAATAGAAAACCTTGTCGAACTTATAGACCTTATAAAAACCCATCATAAAATATAG
- a CDS encoding TetR/AcrR family transcriptional regulator yields MGNSPRERILNTASILFHTQGYNNTGINQIIADSGVSKASFYDHFRSKDDLCLEFLNKRYEYWSSQWERFISKASGRKEKILMSFDFLIYMNEKENFRGCSFLNISSEIPDDKIQIHETIRQHKNELRNFFIREIPDEILSAHIYMLFESSIVMGRLYGNNELTIKSKIIVNGLLKD; encoded by the coding sequence ATGGGCAATTCTCCACGTGAAAGAATATTAAATACAGCCAGTATCTTGTTTCATACGCAAGGTTATAATAACACGGGTATAAATCAGATTATTGCAGATTCAGGAGTTTCCAAAGCTAGTTTTTATGATCATTTCAGATCTAAAGACGACCTATGTCTGGAATTTCTGAATAAAAGATATGAATACTGGTCTTCACAATGGGAAAGATTTATTTCGAAGGCCTCCGGCCGGAAAGAAAAAATACTCATGTCATTCGATTTCCTTATATATATGAATGAGAAAGAGAATTTCAGAGGCTGTAGTTTTCTAAATATATCTTCTGAAATTCCTGATGATAAAATCCAGATTCACGAAACAATCCGCCAGCACAAAAACGAATTAAGAAATTTTTTCATAAGAGAAATCCCTGATGAGATTTTATCAGCACATATTTACATGCTTTTCGAAAGCTCAATAGTTATGGGTAGACTTTATGGAAATAATGAGTTAACCATAAAATCTAAAATTATAGTAAACGGCCTGCTGAAAGATTAA
- a CDS encoding peptidase M61, with product MNKITTLIGALAVTMVSAQSIKTNIDLVNIKDDKVAVTMEFPKMKSSDVKFHFPKTVPGTYSVDDYGRFIEGIKFYDNKGRELPYTKVDDNTYTLKNARDLTKVTYLVNDSFDEETDKSKHKPVFSPTGTDIEQDKVYLVNTHGFVGYIDKMQDVPYRLVIQKPADFYGTTALVDQDKSDNTDTYVLANYAKLTDSPLMYTKPNYTTFNAGGMDLVLGVYSPTGKYKAADFKDNLEKMVVAQKKFLGDMNTNKKYAIMLYLTGGEGPKVRGYGALEHHESTSVVLPEAMSKEEIDGAITDVVSHEFFHTVNPLKTHSEEIHYFDYADPKMSQHLWMYEGGTEYFANLFQIQEGLIDKNDFLARIGQKISGSKRYKDTLPFTVMSKNVLQDEYKDQYANVYEKGALLAMCLDIELRELSKGEMGYRDMIRKLSQRFGENKPFKDDKLIDELVIVTGYPQIKDFYNKYIAGSEPTPYEKYLNKVGIETVKTEKPFFWLTKNPNRTTTYNQKDNTFTFTPNAEISTFGKNIGFKTSDEFVSVDGKTIDPAKMSDIINYMSSIKEGADVTITVLRKNGDKKEKIDLKGKAIIDKLVSEKLQYKANPTSAEQKLQNQWLTGKK from the coding sequence ATGAATAAAATTACAACCCTGATAGGAGCTTTAGCCGTTACTATGGTCAGTGCTCAGTCGATTAAAACGAACATCGACCTTGTTAATATAAAAGATGATAAAGTAGCGGTGACCATGGAGTTTCCGAAAATGAAATCGTCTGATGTGAAATTTCATTTTCCTAAAACAGTTCCCGGAACTTATTCTGTAGACGATTACGGAAGATTTATAGAGGGCATCAAATTTTACGATAATAAAGGAAGAGAATTACCTTACACAAAGGTTGATGACAATACTTATACCCTGAAAAACGCACGCGACCTGACTAAAGTTACTTATCTGGTTAATGACAGCTTCGACGAGGAAACGGATAAATCGAAACATAAGCCCGTATTCTCTCCTACAGGTACAGATATTGAACAAGACAAAGTATATTTAGTCAATACCCATGGCTTTGTAGGATATATCGATAAAATGCAGGATGTACCTTATAGATTGGTCATACAAAAACCAGCAGATTTCTATGGTACAACAGCTTTGGTAGATCAGGACAAATCTGACAATACTGATACTTATGTTCTGGCTAACTATGCTAAATTAACAGACTCCCCGTTAATGTATACAAAACCTAATTATACAACTTTTAATGCAGGCGGTATGGATTTGGTTCTGGGTGTATACTCTCCTACCGGAAAATACAAAGCCGCAGATTTCAAAGATAATCTGGAGAAAATGGTTGTTGCTCAGAAGAAATTCTTAGGCGATATGAATACCAACAAGAAATATGCTATAATGCTATATCTGACAGGTGGAGAAGGTCCAAAAGTAAGAGGCTACGGAGCATTGGAGCACCATGAATCTACGAGCGTAGTTCTTCCGGAAGCAATGTCTAAAGAAGAGATTGACGGGGCCATTACAGATGTTGTTTCCCACGAATTTTTTCATACTGTAAATCCTTTAAAAACACATTCCGAAGAAATACACTACTTTGATTATGCAGATCCAAAAATGTCTCAGCATTTATGGATGTATGAAGGAGGTACCGAATATTTCGCTAATTTATTCCAGATACAGGAAGGCCTTATTGACAAGAATGATTTCTTAGCCAGAATAGGACAAAAAATTTCAGGTTCCAAAAGATATAAAGATACCCTGCCATTTACTGTAATGAGTAAGAATGTTCTGCAGGATGAATACAAAGACCAGTATGCAAATGTTTACGAGAAAGGAGCCTTACTGGCAATGTGTCTGGATATAGAATTAAGAGAGCTATCGAAAGGTGAAATGGGTTACCGTGACATGATCAGAAAACTATCTCAGCGATTTGGAGAAAACAAACCATTCAAAGACGATAAGTTAATTGACGAGCTGGTTATTGTTACAGGCTATCCACAGATAAAAGATTTCTACAATAAATATATTGCCGGAAGCGAACCGACTCCATACGAGAAATACCTAAATAAGGTAGGAATAGAAACAGTAAAGACAGAAAAGCCTTTTTTCTGGCTGACTAAAAACCCAAATCGAACTACAACTTATAACCAAAAAGACAATACATTTACTTTTACTCCTAATGCTGAAATATCAACTTTCGGGAAAAATATTGGCTTTAAAACCTCAGATGAATTTGTAAGTGTAGATGGGAAAACTATTGATCCGGCAAAAATGAGTGACATTATTAACTATATGTCCAGCATTAAAGAAGGTGCAGATGTTACTATTACAGTTTTAAGAAAAAACGGAGATAAAAAAGAAAAAATTGACCTTAAAGGAAAAGCTATTATTGATAAACTTGTAAGTGAAAAATTACAGTACAAGGCCAATCCTACTTCTGCTGAGCAAAAATTACAGAATCAGTGGTTAACAGGAAAAAAGTAA
- a CDS encoding helix-turn-helix transcriptional regulator has protein sequence MKGTLLFCSLLCWFICKSQTIGLSEIEVEKRFNQIALKNLENENFKEVNTLYQYSVSKNYKTGILKGLIAIQQYYLGKGDYTKALNYGEKAKENALKLDDNNALSNIYMYDGTTFAMLDMHKKSKTALNIAVQYAEKIDNMIDKNIQLSRIYTTFAGLSEGEDLNDSIVYYSKKSLEFIESIPKHKLNKLQESNYYNMLISQYLNMGSIYTHFIKPPNFEKAEFYYSKALSLSTTQPEYFKENALFAYFTIGHFYFQKKEYQKSIMYFEKTLVEEKMNTDLDRRLATYDNLKNIYDSIKDVSKQNKYLKLYSNLNDSLLRIKNKSIITHSDKQNYYLQSEVSNLRKDILWFCLAAIIIVFSIGAYFYKRNRTLRIKYDILINKLENHEITGTKRINGDSNEAYVNSNIPLHKEDNIIKKIEAFENSEKFLRKNITLPYISHLLNINPRYLSITINKIKNKNFNDYINELRIKYIIDKLYNNPLYREYKISYLAEECGYSSHQVFITAFRKETGMTPSYFIKQLSIKQRIKD, from the coding sequence ATGAAAGGAACTTTACTTTTTTGTTCACTACTATGTTGGTTTATATGTAAATCTCAAACTATTGGATTATCAGAAATTGAAGTTGAAAAGAGGTTTAATCAAATTGCTTTAAAAAACTTAGAAAATGAGAACTTTAAAGAAGTTAATACACTTTATCAATATTCAGTTAGTAAAAATTATAAGACAGGAATATTAAAAGGTTTAATCGCTATACAACAGTATTATCTTGGAAAAGGAGACTATACAAAGGCTCTTAATTATGGAGAGAAAGCTAAAGAAAATGCATTAAAACTTGATGATAACAATGCATTAAGTAATATATATATGTATGACGGGACAACATTTGCAATGTTAGACATGCATAAGAAGTCTAAAACAGCCCTTAATATTGCTGTTCAATATGCTGAGAAAATAGACAACATGATTGACAAAAATATACAATTAAGCAGGATATATACAACTTTTGCTGGATTATCAGAAGGAGAAGATTTAAATGATTCTATTGTTTATTATTCAAAAAAAAGTTTAGAATTTATCGAAAGTATACCTAAGCATAAACTCAACAAATTGCAAGAAAGCAATTATTACAATATGCTTATTAGTCAATATCTAAATATGGGTTCTATTTATACCCATTTTATAAAACCTCCTAATTTTGAAAAAGCTGAGTTTTATTATTCAAAAGCTTTGAGTTTATCAACGACCCAACCGGAATATTTTAAAGAAAATGCATTGTTTGCATATTTTACCATCGGGCATTTTTATTTTCAAAAAAAAGAATATCAAAAAAGCATAATGTATTTTGAAAAGACATTAGTAGAGGAAAAAATGAATACAGACTTGGATCGGAGATTAGCAACATATGATAACCTGAAAAATATATATGATTCTATTAAAGATGTTTCTAAACAAAATAAATACTTAAAATTATACAGCAATCTTAATGACAGTCTATTAAGAATTAAAAATAAATCAATAATCACTCATTCGGATAAACAAAATTATTACCTACAATCAGAAGTAAGTAATCTTAGAAAAGATATATTATGGTTTTGTTTAGCTGCAATCATAATTGTATTTTCAATTGGAGCTTATTTCTATAAGAGAAACAGGACACTTAGAATAAAGTATGATATACTCATTAACAAACTGGAGAATCATGAGATTACTGGTACTAAACGTATAAATGGAGATTCAAACGAAGCTTATGTAAATAGTAATATTCCATTACATAAAGAGGATAATATTATAAAGAAAATAGAAGCTTTTGAAAATTCAGAGAAATTCTTAAGAAAAAATATAACACTCCCTTATATATCACATCTTTTAAATATTAATCCCAGGTATTTATCTATTACTATAAATAAGATTAAAAACAAAAATTTTAATGATTATATAAATGAACTTAGAATTAAATATATAATAGACAAACTATATAATAATCCCTTATATAGGGAATATAAAATAAGCTATCTTGCGGAAGAATGTGGTTATTCTTCACATCAGGTATTTATAACAGCTTTCCGAAAAGAGACAGGAATGACTCCTTCCTATTTCATTAAACAATTATCTATAAAACAAAGGATTAAAGATTAA
- a CDS encoding helix-turn-helix transcriptional regulator yields the protein MKINIETHLIILWLVHLPFSCNSALKSGLCHNPDMLSSYKNEVKYNNAIYLLTADIAELKADRRDNILMYTSMILASALGLGLFVYKRVSISESKRKILENEAKILKTKIHDKSFDEVIALAKKNDTVFFTKFTALYPNFVSDLQNINPDLKRSELMFCAMLKLNFSSKEIANITGVLHTSVQKRKNKIRKRLNIPSEADLYFFFDQLG from the coding sequence ATGAAGATAAATATTGAAACACACCTGATCATATTATGGTTAGTACATTTACCCTTTTCTTGTAATTCTGCTTTAAAGTCTGGATTATGCCATAATCCTGATATGTTATCATCATATAAAAATGAGGTTAAGTATAATAATGCTATATACTTATTAACTGCTGATATTGCGGAGCTGAAAGCAGATAGGAGAGATAATATTTTAATGTATACAAGTATGATTTTGGCCTCTGCTTTGGGATTGGGATTATTTGTATATAAGAGGGTTAGCATATCAGAATCTAAAAGAAAAATTTTGGAGAATGAGGCTAAAATACTGAAAACAAAAATTCATGATAAAAGCTTTGATGAGGTAATAGCATTAGCAAAAAAGAACGATACTGTGTTTTTTACCAAATTCACTGCTTTGTATCCGAATTTTGTATCTGATTTACAAAATATTAATCCGGACCTGAAGCGTTCAGAACTTATGTTTTGTGCCATGCTAAAACTCAATTTTTCTTCAAAAGAGATTGCAAATATTACCGGGGTATTACATACCTCTGTACAGAAAAGGAAAAATAAAATCCGAAAGAGACTTAATATTCCAAGCGAGGCTGATCTTTATTTTTTCTTTGATCAGTTGGGTTAA